The following proteins come from a genomic window of Micromonospora echinofusca:
- a CDS encoding TIGR03085 family metal-binding protein, with translation MPRYARSEREALADLMQTLGPEAPTVNEGWDIRDLAAHLVLRERRPDAAGGILLPPLRGYAERVRLRVAARPWPRLLDEVRRPPLWSPVSNPVTDELANTLEFFIHHEDVRRARPGWLPRDLSAGLDAALWKRCAGLARLALRRFPADVFIQAPGYGELSVGRGGEPVRVVGAPGELALFLSGRQRVSRVQIDGPATLSERLRDASLGM, from the coding sequence ATGCCGCGGTACGCCCGATCGGAGCGCGAGGCGCTCGCCGACCTGATGCAGACGCTGGGACCGGAGGCGCCGACGGTCAACGAGGGGTGGGACATCCGCGACCTCGCCGCCCACCTGGTGCTCCGGGAACGCCGGCCCGACGCCGCCGGCGGGATCCTGCTCCCGCCGCTACGCGGCTACGCCGAGCGGGTGCGCCTGCGCGTCGCCGCGCGCCCCTGGCCGCGGCTGCTCGACGAGGTGCGCCGCCCGCCGCTGTGGAGCCCGGTGAGCAACCCGGTCACCGACGAGCTGGCCAACACGCTGGAGTTCTTCATCCACCACGAGGACGTCCGCCGCGCCCGTCCGGGCTGGCTGCCGCGCGACCTGTCGGCGGGGCTGGACGCGGCGCTCTGGAAGCGGTGTGCCGGGTTGGCCCGGCTGGCGCTGCGCCGGTTCCCGGCCGACGTCTTCATCCAGGCCCCCGGCTACGGCGAACTCTCCGTCGGCCGGGGCGGCGAACCCGTGCGGGTGGTGGGGGCGCCGGGCGAGCTGGCCCTGTTCCTCAGCGGCCGGCAGCGGGTGTCCCGGGTGCAGATCGACGGGCCCGCGACGCTGTCCGAGCGGCTCCGGGACGCCAGCCTGGGCATGTGA
- a CDS encoding ABC transporter ATP-binding protein, which translates to MASRTSRDVLVRGLVVLGRAIREEPRIFAVAVSGSVLFGAMTVASAFVVGAVVGDVVVPAIERGAVGVGGLALAAVALFGISVLRVAGIFGRRLGAGYMQYRLQAAYRRRVTRRYLELPLAWHHRNATGTLLSNANSDVEAAWYPIAPLPFAVGTLVMLVGAVASLFVTDWALALVGLAVFPALFALNVAYSRRMAPRQARAQRLRAEVSGIAHESFDGALVVKTMGREAQETDRFAARAGELRDSLVAVGRLRGVFDPLLETLPSLGTLAVLVVGAIRLRQGEISVAELISVAFLFTVLAFPVRAIGWVLAELPRSVAGWDRVSRVLDATGEMPYGDTTLDVSEPRPASLAFSGVRFGYEPAEAHLPGTEVLGEVSFTVPAGKIVALVGPTGSGKSTIAALAVRLVDPLAGTVCLDGVDVRRLTAASLTGTAALVAQVPFVFDDTVRANVTLDRPGIGDDDVWAALRLAEADGFVAALPEGLDTMVGERGTSLSGGQRQRLTLARALAGRPRLLVLDDATSAVDPRVEAAILAGLRSSAGEAGAPAASILVVAYRRATIALADEVVYLEQGRVVARGPHAELLATVPGYVDLVTAYEQAEVDHTKDETYDEVAPLTSGLEIEVDR; encoded by the coding sequence GTGGCGAGCAGGACAAGTCGGGACGTGCTGGTTCGGGGCCTGGTCGTCCTGGGGCGGGCGATCCGGGAGGAGCCCCGCATCTTCGCGGTCGCGGTGAGCGGCAGCGTCCTCTTCGGTGCCATGACGGTGGCCAGCGCCTTCGTGGTGGGTGCCGTGGTCGGCGACGTGGTGGTGCCCGCGATCGAGCGCGGCGCGGTCGGGGTCGGGGGGCTCGCCCTGGCCGCCGTCGCGCTGTTCGGCATCAGCGTGCTGCGGGTGGCCGGCATCTTCGGTCGCCGGCTCGGCGCGGGCTACATGCAGTACCGTCTCCAGGCCGCCTACCGGCGCCGGGTGACCCGCCGCTACCTGGAGCTGCCGCTGGCCTGGCACCACCGCAACGCCACCGGCACGTTGCTGTCCAACGCCAACTCCGACGTCGAGGCCGCCTGGTACCCGATCGCTCCACTGCCGTTCGCGGTCGGCACCCTGGTGATGCTGGTCGGCGCGGTGGCGTCGCTCTTCGTCACCGACTGGGCGTTGGCGCTTGTCGGTCTCGCGGTCTTCCCGGCGCTCTTCGCGCTCAACGTCGCCTACTCCCGGCGGATGGCGCCCCGCCAGGCCCGGGCCCAGCGGCTGCGCGCCGAGGTCAGCGGCATCGCGCACGAGAGCTTCGACGGCGCCCTGGTCGTCAAGACGATGGGCCGGGAGGCGCAGGAGACCGACCGGTTCGCCGCCCGCGCGGGCGAGCTGCGCGACTCGCTGGTGGCGGTCGGGCGGCTGCGCGGCGTCTTCGACCCGCTGCTGGAGACCCTGCCCAGCCTCGGCACCCTCGCCGTGCTGGTGGTCGGCGCGATCCGGCTGCGGCAGGGCGAGATCAGCGTCGCCGAGCTGATCAGCGTCGCCTTCCTCTTCACGGTGCTGGCGTTCCCCGTCCGGGCCATCGGCTGGGTGCTGGCCGAGCTGCCGCGCAGCGTCGCCGGCTGGGACCGGGTCAGCCGGGTGCTCGACGCCACCGGCGAGATGCCGTACGGCGACACCACGCTCGACGTGTCCGAGCCCCGCCCGGCCAGCCTCGCGTTCTCCGGCGTGCGCTTCGGCTACGAACCGGCCGAGGCGCACCTGCCCGGCACGGAGGTGTTGGGCGAGGTCTCCTTCACCGTGCCGGCCGGGAAGATCGTCGCCCTGGTCGGGCCGACCGGCTCGGGCAAGTCGACGATCGCCGCGCTGGCCGTACGGCTGGTCGACCCCCTGGCCGGCACGGTGTGCCTGGACGGGGTCGACGTCCGCCGGCTCACCGCCGCCTCGCTGACGGGCACGGCCGCGCTGGTGGCCCAGGTGCCGTTCGTCTTCGACGACACGGTGCGGGCCAACGTCACCCTGGACCGGCCGGGCATCGGCGACGACGACGTCTGGGCCGCGCTGCGGCTGGCCGAGGCGGACGGTTTCGTCGCGGCCCTGCCCGAGGGGCTCGACACGATGGTCGGCGAGCGGGGCACCTCGCTCTCCGGCGGTCAGCGGCAGCGGCTCACCCTGGCCCGCGCGCTCGCCGGCCGGCCGCGCCTGCTGGTGCTCGACGACGCGACCAGTGCGGTCGATCCCCGGGTGGAGGCGGCCATCCTGGCCGGGCTGCGCTCGTCGGCGGGCGAGGCCGGGGCGCCGGCCGCGTCGATCCTGGTGGTCGCCTACCGGCGGGCCACCATCGCGCTGGCCGACGAGGTGGTCTACCTGGAGCAGGGCCGGGTGGTGGCCCGGGGCCCGCACGCCGAGCTGCTGGCCACGGTGCCGGGCTACGTCGACCTGGTCACCGCCTACGAGCAGGCCGAGGTCGACCACACCAAGGACGAGACGTACGACGAGGTCGCCCCGCTGACGTCGGGCCTGGAAATCGAGGTGGACCGGTGA